The following coding sequences lie in one Rissa tridactyla isolate bRisTri1 chromosome Z, bRisTri1.patW.cur.20221130, whole genome shotgun sequence genomic window:
- the ATOSB gene encoding atos homolog protein B isoform X1, giving the protein MRHIHTETSLPPERGTDPSLTRPSGEAPLEPSSQHCTHRGILMGYNETEITRQKVYQVSIFSHLSSSSESTEQRAGSRPAVKRGYPEQRTPEVGRDPKRTHWGGGGVDSKRDGGPGQASLDDDDTFEDGLLVEELSLCGSAQHFSHSGLRVVEHRCDGSPSHSPKASRENKSQDVVSSSSSSSSSSSSSSSSSSSFFSSSWPQHIACSTLHKRDSCRVSSGDQPTDCGENEEQASGHNLLHIDLHNIAQAACSDSDGKREKPGSSPAHSSRASREEEWPVVANRCKEPSAPQTTLSPESSNLSSLEKTPCGSSQRSSSSCPAKRKLLPAGEAVAESCSEDESLSPPARRKRTLLCHLVPTACRSTDAKGAPFWNHLLPTAKGPRAELPWLPAVSSQDTLSMENSSIPARVPFLSSAGCATFGRRLKSGLRLKLQHLRNSLRRGTRSSTTSWATTTVSHALLGNFEESILKGRFAPSGRIEGFTAEIGASGSYCPQHVTLPVDVTYFDISEHSVPSPFLVRGRGRAGTVGEGVIDLEALGKKGYSVPKAGTIQVTLFNPNKTVVKMFLVTYDFQDMPANHMTFLRHRIFLVPVGEGKGATMAPSSPVGTGPPRRVLCYLMHLRFHSSKSGKIYLHDDIRLLFSRKSIEVDSGIPYELKSFTEMPRNPSYSPRA; this is encoded by the exons ACGCGCCAGAAGGTTTACCAGGTGTCCATCTTCTCCCATCTGTCCAGCTCCTCTGAGAGCACGGAGCAGCGGGCAGGCAGCCGTCCGGCTGTCAAGAGGGGTTACCCCGAGCAGCGAACTCCAGAGGTGGGGAGAGATCCCAAACGAACTCAttggggtggcgggggggtggacAGCAAGCGTGATGGAGGCCCTGGGCAGGCTTCCCTGGATGATGACGATACTTTTGAGGATGGTCTGCTGGTGGAGGAGCTATCCCTGTGCGGATCCGCCCAGCACTTCTCCCACAGCGGGCTGCGGGTGGTGGAGCACCGGTGTGACGGCAGCCCTAGCCACAGCCCCAAGGCCAGCAGAGAGAACAAGTCGCAGGATgtcgtctcctcctcctcctcctcctcctcctcctcctcctcctcctcctcctcctcctcctcgttcttctcctcctcctggccccagcACATTGCTTGCAGTACTTTGCACAAAAGAGATAGTTGCCGTGTCTCATCGGGGGATCAGCCCACAGATTGTGGGGAGAATGAGGAGCAGGCAAGTGGCCACAACTTACTTCATATTGATTTGCACAATATTGCACAAGCAGCCTGCTCGGACTCtgatgggaagagagagaagccaGGGAGCAGCCCAGCTCACAGCAGCAGGGCTAGCAGAGAAGAGGAATGGCCAGTGGTGGCCAACAGGTGCAAGGAACCCTCAGCTCCTCAGACAACGCTCAGCCCTGAGTCTAGCAATCTGAGCTCCCTGGAGAAGACTCCCTGTGGCAGCAGccagcgcagcagcagcagctgcccagccAAAAGGAAACTGCTGCCTGCTGGTGAGGCTGTGGCCGAATCCTGCTCTGAGGATGAGAGCCTGTCCCCTCCGGCAAGGAGGAAGAGGACCCTGCTATGCCATCTGGTGCCCACGGCCTGCCGCAGCACCGATGCCAAGGGAGCCCCGTTCTGGAATCACCTGCTTCCCACCGCCAAG GGACCAAGAGCAGAGCTGCCGTGGCTTCCTGCTGTTTCGAGCCAGGACACATTGTCCATGGAGAACAGCTCCATCCCTGCTCGCGTGCCCTTTTTG AGCTCTGCGGGTTGTGCTACATTTGGGAGGAGGCTGAAGAGCGGGCTGCGCCTCAAATT GCAACATCTCCGAAACAGCCTCCGGAGGGGTACCAggtcctccacaacatcctggGCCACTACCACTGTCAGCCATGCTCTGCTGGGCAACTTTGAG GAGTCCATCCTGAAAGGGCGCTTTGCACCGTCGGGGAGGATTGAGGGGTTCACAGCAGAGATTGGTGCCAGTGGCTCCTACTGTCCCCAGCACGTCACCCTGCCCGTTGACGTCACCTACTTTGACATCTCTGAACACAGCGTGCCCTCACCTTTCCTGGTACGCGGACGAGGGAGGGCTGGGACCGTGGGGGAG GGAGTGATTGACTTGGAGGCCTTGGGAAAGAAGGGTTACAGTGTCCCCAAAGCTGGAACCATCCAAGTG ACCTTATTTAACCCCAACAAGACTGTGGTGAAGATGTTCTTGGTGACGTACGACTTCCAGGACATGCCAGCCAACCATATGACTTTCCTACGCCACCGCATCTTCCTGGTGCCtgttggggaggggaaaggggccACCATGGCCCCCAGCAGCCCAGTgggcaccggcccgccccgcagggTCCTCTGCTACCTGATGCACCTAAG GTTTCACAGCTCCAAGTCGGGGAAGATCTACCTTCACGATGACATCCGGCTGCTTTTCTCCCGCAAGTCGATCGAGGTCGACTCGGGGATCCCCTACGAACTGAAATCCTTCACGGAGATGCCGAGGAACCCCTCCTACTCACCTCGGGCCTGA
- the ATOSB gene encoding atos homolog protein B isoform X3, with protein MRHIHTETSLPPERGTDPSLTRPSGEAPLEPSSQHCTHRGILMGYNETEITRQKVYQVSIFSHLSSSSESTEQRAGSRPAVKRGYPEQRTPEVGRDPKRTHWGGGGVDSKRDGGPGQASLDDDDTFEDGLLVEELSLCGSAQHFSHSGLRVVEHRCDGSPSHSPKASRENKSQDVVSSSSSSSSSSSSSSSSSSSFFSSSWPQHIACSTLHKRDSCRVSSGDQPTDCGENEEQASGHNLLHIDLHNIAQAACSDSDGKREKPGSSPAHSSRASREEEWPVVANRCKEPSAPQTTLSPESSNLSSLEKTPCGSSQRSSSSCPAKRKLLPAGEAVAESCSEDESLSPPARRKRTLLCHLVPTACRSTDAKGAPFWNHLLPTAKSSAGCATFGRRLKSGLRLKLQHLRNSLRRGTRSSTTSWATTTVSHALLGNFEESILKGRFAPSGRIEGFTAEIGASGSYCPQHVTLPVDVTYFDISEHSVPSPFLVRGRGRAGTVGEGVIDLEALGKKGYSVPKAGTIQVTLFNPNKTVVKMFLVTYDFQDMPANHMTFLRHRIFLVPVGEGKGATMAPSSPVGTGPPRRVLCYLMHLRFHSSKSGKIYLHDDIRLLFSRKSIEVDSGIPYELKSFTEMPRNPSYSPRA; from the exons ACGCGCCAGAAGGTTTACCAGGTGTCCATCTTCTCCCATCTGTCCAGCTCCTCTGAGAGCACGGAGCAGCGGGCAGGCAGCCGTCCGGCTGTCAAGAGGGGTTACCCCGAGCAGCGAACTCCAGAGGTGGGGAGAGATCCCAAACGAACTCAttggggtggcgggggggtggacAGCAAGCGTGATGGAGGCCCTGGGCAGGCTTCCCTGGATGATGACGATACTTTTGAGGATGGTCTGCTGGTGGAGGAGCTATCCCTGTGCGGATCCGCCCAGCACTTCTCCCACAGCGGGCTGCGGGTGGTGGAGCACCGGTGTGACGGCAGCCCTAGCCACAGCCCCAAGGCCAGCAGAGAGAACAAGTCGCAGGATgtcgtctcctcctcctcctcctcctcctcctcctcctcctcctcctcctcctcctcctcctcgttcttctcctcctcctggccccagcACATTGCTTGCAGTACTTTGCACAAAAGAGATAGTTGCCGTGTCTCATCGGGGGATCAGCCCACAGATTGTGGGGAGAATGAGGAGCAGGCAAGTGGCCACAACTTACTTCATATTGATTTGCACAATATTGCACAAGCAGCCTGCTCGGACTCtgatgggaagagagagaagccaGGGAGCAGCCCAGCTCACAGCAGCAGGGCTAGCAGAGAAGAGGAATGGCCAGTGGTGGCCAACAGGTGCAAGGAACCCTCAGCTCCTCAGACAACGCTCAGCCCTGAGTCTAGCAATCTGAGCTCCCTGGAGAAGACTCCCTGTGGCAGCAGccagcgcagcagcagcagctgcccagccAAAAGGAAACTGCTGCCTGCTGGTGAGGCTGTGGCCGAATCCTGCTCTGAGGATGAGAGCCTGTCCCCTCCGGCAAGGAGGAAGAGGACCCTGCTATGCCATCTGGTGCCCACGGCCTGCCGCAGCACCGATGCCAAGGGAGCCCCGTTCTGGAATCACCTGCTTCCCACCGCCAAG AGCTCTGCGGGTTGTGCTACATTTGGGAGGAGGCTGAAGAGCGGGCTGCGCCTCAAATT GCAACATCTCCGAAACAGCCTCCGGAGGGGTACCAggtcctccacaacatcctggGCCACTACCACTGTCAGCCATGCTCTGCTGGGCAACTTTGAG GAGTCCATCCTGAAAGGGCGCTTTGCACCGTCGGGGAGGATTGAGGGGTTCACAGCAGAGATTGGTGCCAGTGGCTCCTACTGTCCCCAGCACGTCACCCTGCCCGTTGACGTCACCTACTTTGACATCTCTGAACACAGCGTGCCCTCACCTTTCCTGGTACGCGGACGAGGGAGGGCTGGGACCGTGGGGGAG GGAGTGATTGACTTGGAGGCCTTGGGAAAGAAGGGTTACAGTGTCCCCAAAGCTGGAACCATCCAAGTG ACCTTATTTAACCCCAACAAGACTGTGGTGAAGATGTTCTTGGTGACGTACGACTTCCAGGACATGCCAGCCAACCATATGACTTTCCTACGCCACCGCATCTTCCTGGTGCCtgttggggaggggaaaggggccACCATGGCCCCCAGCAGCCCAGTgggcaccggcccgccccgcagggTCCTCTGCTACCTGATGCACCTAAG GTTTCACAGCTCCAAGTCGGGGAAGATCTACCTTCACGATGACATCCGGCTGCTTTTCTCCCGCAAGTCGATCGAGGTCGACTCGGGGATCCCCTACGAACTGAAATCCTTCACGGAGATGCCGAGGAACCCCTCCTACTCACCTCGGGCCTGA
- the ATOSB gene encoding atos homolog protein B isoform X4 encodes MRHIHTETSLPPERGTDPSLTRPSGEAPLEPSSQHCTHRGILMGYNETEITRQKVYQVSIFSHLSSSSESTEQRAGSRPAVKRGYPEQRTPEVGRDPKRTHWGGGGVDSKRDGGPGQASLDDDDTFEDGLLVEELSLCGSAQHFSHSGLRVVEHRCDGSPSHSPKASRENKSQDVVSSSSSSSSSSSSSSSSSSSFFSSSWPQHIACSTLHKRDSCRVSSGDQPTDCGENEEQASGHNLLHIDLHNIAQAACSDSDGKREKPGSSPAHSSRASREEEWPVVANRCKEPSAPQTTLSPESSNLSSLEKTPCGSSQRSSSSCPAKRKLLPAGEAVAESCSEDESLSPPARRKRTLLCHLVPTACRSTDAKGAPFWNHLLPTAKSSAGCATFGRRLKSGLRLKLQHLRNSLRRGTRSSTTSWATTTVSHALLGNFEESILKGRFAPSGRIEGFTAEIGASGSYCPQHVTLPVDVTYFDISEHSVPSPFLGVIDLEALGKKGYSVPKAGTIQVTLFNPNKTVVKMFLVTYDFQDMPANHMTFLRHRIFLVPVGEGKGATMAPSSPVGTGPPRRVLCYLMHLRFHSSKSGKIYLHDDIRLLFSRKSIEVDSGIPYELKSFTEMPRNPSYSPRA; translated from the exons ACGCGCCAGAAGGTTTACCAGGTGTCCATCTTCTCCCATCTGTCCAGCTCCTCTGAGAGCACGGAGCAGCGGGCAGGCAGCCGTCCGGCTGTCAAGAGGGGTTACCCCGAGCAGCGAACTCCAGAGGTGGGGAGAGATCCCAAACGAACTCAttggggtggcgggggggtggacAGCAAGCGTGATGGAGGCCCTGGGCAGGCTTCCCTGGATGATGACGATACTTTTGAGGATGGTCTGCTGGTGGAGGAGCTATCCCTGTGCGGATCCGCCCAGCACTTCTCCCACAGCGGGCTGCGGGTGGTGGAGCACCGGTGTGACGGCAGCCCTAGCCACAGCCCCAAGGCCAGCAGAGAGAACAAGTCGCAGGATgtcgtctcctcctcctcctcctcctcctcctcctcctcctcctcctcctcctcctcctcctcgttcttctcctcctcctggccccagcACATTGCTTGCAGTACTTTGCACAAAAGAGATAGTTGCCGTGTCTCATCGGGGGATCAGCCCACAGATTGTGGGGAGAATGAGGAGCAGGCAAGTGGCCACAACTTACTTCATATTGATTTGCACAATATTGCACAAGCAGCCTGCTCGGACTCtgatgggaagagagagaagccaGGGAGCAGCCCAGCTCACAGCAGCAGGGCTAGCAGAGAAGAGGAATGGCCAGTGGTGGCCAACAGGTGCAAGGAACCCTCAGCTCCTCAGACAACGCTCAGCCCTGAGTCTAGCAATCTGAGCTCCCTGGAGAAGACTCCCTGTGGCAGCAGccagcgcagcagcagcagctgcccagccAAAAGGAAACTGCTGCCTGCTGGTGAGGCTGTGGCCGAATCCTGCTCTGAGGATGAGAGCCTGTCCCCTCCGGCAAGGAGGAAGAGGACCCTGCTATGCCATCTGGTGCCCACGGCCTGCCGCAGCACCGATGCCAAGGGAGCCCCGTTCTGGAATCACCTGCTTCCCACCGCCAAG AGCTCTGCGGGTTGTGCTACATTTGGGAGGAGGCTGAAGAGCGGGCTGCGCCTCAAATT GCAACATCTCCGAAACAGCCTCCGGAGGGGTACCAggtcctccacaacatcctggGCCACTACCACTGTCAGCCATGCTCTGCTGGGCAACTTTGAG GAGTCCATCCTGAAAGGGCGCTTTGCACCGTCGGGGAGGATTGAGGGGTTCACAGCAGAGATTGGTGCCAGTGGCTCCTACTGTCCCCAGCACGTCACCCTGCCCGTTGACGTCACCTACTTTGACATCTCTGAACACAGCGTGCCCTCACCTTTCCTG GGAGTGATTGACTTGGAGGCCTTGGGAAAGAAGGGTTACAGTGTCCCCAAAGCTGGAACCATCCAAGTG ACCTTATTTAACCCCAACAAGACTGTGGTGAAGATGTTCTTGGTGACGTACGACTTCCAGGACATGCCAGCCAACCATATGACTTTCCTACGCCACCGCATCTTCCTGGTGCCtgttggggaggggaaaggggccACCATGGCCCCCAGCAGCCCAGTgggcaccggcccgccccgcagggTCCTCTGCTACCTGATGCACCTAAG GTTTCACAGCTCCAAGTCGGGGAAGATCTACCTTCACGATGACATCCGGCTGCTTTTCTCCCGCAAGTCGATCGAGGTCGACTCGGGGATCCCCTACGAACTGAAATCCTTCACGGAGATGCCGAGGAACCCCTCCTACTCACCTCGGGCCTGA
- the ATOSB gene encoding atos homolog protein B isoform X2, whose product MRHIHTETSLPPERGTDPSLTRPSGEAPLEPSSQHCTHRGILMGYNETEITRQKVYQVSIFSHLSSSSESTEQRAGSRPAVKRGYPEQRTPEVGRDPKRTHWGGGGVDSKRDGGPGQASLDDDDTFEDGLLVEELSLCGSAQHFSHSGLRVVEHRCDGSPSHSPKASRENKSQDVVSSSSSSSSSSSSSSSSSSSFFSSSWPQHIACSTLHKRDSCRVSSGDQPTDCGENEEQASGHNLLHIDLHNIAQAACSDSDGKREKPGSSPAHSSRASREEEWPVVANRCKEPSAPQTTLSPESSNLSSLEKTPCGSSQRSSSSCPAKRKLLPAGEAVAESCSEDESLSPPARRKRTLLCHLVPTACRSTDAKGAPFWNHLLPTAKGPRAELPWLPAVSSQDTLSMENSSIPARVPFLSSAGCATFGRRLKSGLRLKLQHLRNSLRRGTRSSTTSWATTTVSHALLGNFEESILKGRFAPSGRIEGFTAEIGASGSYCPQHVTLPVDVTYFDISEHSVPSPFLGVIDLEALGKKGYSVPKAGTIQVTLFNPNKTVVKMFLVTYDFQDMPANHMTFLRHRIFLVPVGEGKGATMAPSSPVGTGPPRRVLCYLMHLRFHSSKSGKIYLHDDIRLLFSRKSIEVDSGIPYELKSFTEMPRNPSYSPRA is encoded by the exons ACGCGCCAGAAGGTTTACCAGGTGTCCATCTTCTCCCATCTGTCCAGCTCCTCTGAGAGCACGGAGCAGCGGGCAGGCAGCCGTCCGGCTGTCAAGAGGGGTTACCCCGAGCAGCGAACTCCAGAGGTGGGGAGAGATCCCAAACGAACTCAttggggtggcgggggggtggacAGCAAGCGTGATGGAGGCCCTGGGCAGGCTTCCCTGGATGATGACGATACTTTTGAGGATGGTCTGCTGGTGGAGGAGCTATCCCTGTGCGGATCCGCCCAGCACTTCTCCCACAGCGGGCTGCGGGTGGTGGAGCACCGGTGTGACGGCAGCCCTAGCCACAGCCCCAAGGCCAGCAGAGAGAACAAGTCGCAGGATgtcgtctcctcctcctcctcctcctcctcctcctcctcctcctcctcctcctcctcctcctcgttcttctcctcctcctggccccagcACATTGCTTGCAGTACTTTGCACAAAAGAGATAGTTGCCGTGTCTCATCGGGGGATCAGCCCACAGATTGTGGGGAGAATGAGGAGCAGGCAAGTGGCCACAACTTACTTCATATTGATTTGCACAATATTGCACAAGCAGCCTGCTCGGACTCtgatgggaagagagagaagccaGGGAGCAGCCCAGCTCACAGCAGCAGGGCTAGCAGAGAAGAGGAATGGCCAGTGGTGGCCAACAGGTGCAAGGAACCCTCAGCTCCTCAGACAACGCTCAGCCCTGAGTCTAGCAATCTGAGCTCCCTGGAGAAGACTCCCTGTGGCAGCAGccagcgcagcagcagcagctgcccagccAAAAGGAAACTGCTGCCTGCTGGTGAGGCTGTGGCCGAATCCTGCTCTGAGGATGAGAGCCTGTCCCCTCCGGCAAGGAGGAAGAGGACCCTGCTATGCCATCTGGTGCCCACGGCCTGCCGCAGCACCGATGCCAAGGGAGCCCCGTTCTGGAATCACCTGCTTCCCACCGCCAAG GGACCAAGAGCAGAGCTGCCGTGGCTTCCTGCTGTTTCGAGCCAGGACACATTGTCCATGGAGAACAGCTCCATCCCTGCTCGCGTGCCCTTTTTG AGCTCTGCGGGTTGTGCTACATTTGGGAGGAGGCTGAAGAGCGGGCTGCGCCTCAAATT GCAACATCTCCGAAACAGCCTCCGGAGGGGTACCAggtcctccacaacatcctggGCCACTACCACTGTCAGCCATGCTCTGCTGGGCAACTTTGAG GAGTCCATCCTGAAAGGGCGCTTTGCACCGTCGGGGAGGATTGAGGGGTTCACAGCAGAGATTGGTGCCAGTGGCTCCTACTGTCCCCAGCACGTCACCCTGCCCGTTGACGTCACCTACTTTGACATCTCTGAACACAGCGTGCCCTCACCTTTCCTG GGAGTGATTGACTTGGAGGCCTTGGGAAAGAAGGGTTACAGTGTCCCCAAAGCTGGAACCATCCAAGTG ACCTTATTTAACCCCAACAAGACTGTGGTGAAGATGTTCTTGGTGACGTACGACTTCCAGGACATGCCAGCCAACCATATGACTTTCCTACGCCACCGCATCTTCCTGGTGCCtgttggggaggggaaaggggccACCATGGCCCCCAGCAGCCCAGTgggcaccggcccgccccgcagggTCCTCTGCTACCTGATGCACCTAAG GTTTCACAGCTCCAAGTCGGGGAAGATCTACCTTCACGATGACATCCGGCTGCTTTTCTCCCGCAAGTCGATCGAGGTCGACTCGGGGATCCCCTACGAACTGAAATCCTTCACGGAGATGCCGAGGAACCCCTCCTACTCACCTCGGGCCTGA